Genomic segment of Halictus rubicundus isolate RS-2024b chromosome 16, iyHalRubi1_principal, whole genome shotgun sequence:
tttggaacagcataactttttttaaattagtccgaataactttagtgtttttgagaagttagaaggattagtttattagacgaggtgtacaaaatttgaattggtcggaatcgcaaaagaaatagtaaaagttagTTTTCTCAGCTTtcttatctgagcctgtattgaaaatttaaaaaatgtgttctattgactcgaataaattatattcatgctgaaaatttcatggatattggttatACTTCGTTTACACATATTGCGTTTTCCAAGGTATTTTGGAACCTGAAAAAATCTCATAATATacctcatttttcttttttaatcattaTCATGCAAATATTCTGTTAAAATAGTAACAAAGGAAGTTTACTTTGtggttataaaaaaatttattggaagaattttttataaaatttccaTGATTTTTAAGAAGCCCAGTTTCAACCATAGAAATACACAGTGTAATTAAAGCCGAATGCAATTGTGCTTTAATAAATGTTACAcagtttttaatatttcttatttattcttttttaagAGACTAgctttatttgtaaaaaattacaCAGTTTCATCAGGATTCACAAAAACTTAAAATGAACACATGAGCTCCCAGTTTACATTTCTTTTCGATTACATATGTTGCACAATTCCAGTTTCTAGGCACACGTGATTCCTAAAATGATAATACAGTTTCCCAAATATGgtttaatattgtattttagTGTTTGGAGAAATTGGTTAatgaatttacaattattaggCACAATGttcgataaaatattttgatgGTATAGAAGTGATCATTAAATGAAGTAGAATTAAGCCATAATATATTATACGTACATTGTACACTTAATATCCAAAGTAAGACTAGTATCAAACTAGAAAATCTGGAtacattaaaaacaaaattgttattagTTTTAAATTTGTCATATTCCTCAATTTAACTTATGTATTCTTGATCGTGTGAGTTCTAAACGGTACCATGACATTCAGCATATATTAGTCTTTAATTCAAGTTGTTATTACCAGGCAACAATTCATGTTTGAAGATAATGCGCTTTAATTTTCTTCTGTcctaaatatttcatattgCATATATTTTATCAGCATATCTATAACAGCATTATTATTACATGAAAATAGTTTTACATACTATGTTCATTTAAATTTTGACGATTAATCTAATGCTACATATTCTACTTGCACTTTGAAGTTTTGTTTAGCAACGCTTACAGGGAAATTTTTCTAtcaattgtatttatttatttatttaataagtatTATTATATCATTCTACGTCATTTAATTGCTCTAATGTCTAACTCCTGAGGCTAAAAAATTGGCAGCTTGCTTTCGATGTATGTAACTAACGATGTGAATTATTATGCATTTGTGTACGTGTAAATATGTATAAATTAAAGTACGtacaattatacatatatatttaaataaatatttatacgtTGAATAGAGCAAGGAAATCAGAGGCTCACTTCAAAATCTTATTCTGATTGTAAATATAAGTTCATTTTCCAATTGTGATTACATTTCATACAAAATTTTACACGTTTGTGGATTATTATTATCTCATAATTCTTCGTACATTTTGTTTACCAGTCTCTTTGTAAACATAAAAATAGATTTCTACATCTTATTGAATATACATATGATGCACGTGTGTatatgtaaacaatatttactaTTATCACTTCTTTTGTAGTTACTCTGttaaattgcaaaatacaacatTTCATGTATACGATAATCgagtttatacagggtgggcactataaacaggccacctgaataactcgcttgcttttgaagatagaagaaaatgcatcAGACCAAACTTACTTGATACATGATGCATTTTCTTTTATCTTCAAAAGCAAGCGAGtcattcaccctgtatatgtgtatgtataacGATTACATTTTGATTAATGTACACGAAAGGCAAAATGATCTTTTtcatgataaattatttcacGATGATGGTCAATAATATTTCACGCTgacaaaatatatatgtattcacaagatattttttaaaatccgtATGTCACATTGTGTTTCTGTACAGATTGCACGATGCGCGTGCAATTATTTGCATTATGATTGTATAAATATTtctaattgtattatttgtgaTTCGTCTTACCTTATGTTTTAAGCAATACGCAACGAAGTTCGTTTATTACACAATTCCACTTGTTtggacaatttaaaaattgcacGGTTAATATGATACAAACTGTGTATACTGTGAATGAATGGTGGACTTTTACAAGAACATACGGTGCGTacgattttaaataaaagtATGATCTACATGATTTATAATgtgaataatttaaaaacagAACATTTGGTCCGTGCTTATAAAAGTGTTGATATGATTCGTTTATATGCGCAAACAAGACTTATAAAGACTTCAATGTATATTTCAgtatgcataaaaattatttgcaactTAAGGTGCGATTGGTATAAGTTACTATCTGTTCCTTATTTACAGTATCGTTAATTCaattaattgttaaaattcATCAATGAAAATATAGAATGGAGTATATGTACAACATTAATGTGTTTCCTATTAAACCGAATACTTAGGACCACATTTTTTTATTGGCGTTAATCTGAGGCCTTTAGCCAACATTTGAGCTTCAAGGTCGCGATCTTCGTCTTGATACCTAAAAGAAAAGTATGTTTCTATTAACTGCTAAATCTTAAAACAAGATGCATTGGTAACACCTTTCATTTCGTGCAGATGATAAATCTCTGTTATTTATTAATGAacaagcaaaaaaaaaacatttaaataatttgttatgcGACAAAATTTCTTATATCTTATTATCACAGTTAAATTAAGTGGGTCTACAGAAAAGTATACAATAGATTTCCATTCTTTTAAACAATGAAGTGTATACTATTAGCGATTGTGTATTTCTAAATACGTTTTCAAAAATGTGACATGTGTTTTTTAGGAATAATTACCATAAAcacataaaataatatattttattcctCTTAGAGTATCCTTTAAAggataattgaaaatttaacaACAGTTACATCGCTATAATCTAATGATGCTATCAATATTTTCCAACTGTGTATACAactaaaaaatagtttttagtacaattaaaatattattattcttaCATTGGCGTTACAATACAGCCATGTATACAAACACATCACTTTATCACGATGCAAAATTAAACACTTGtaacagaaaataaaaaaaaaatgtgtataaAGGACTTTCATGCGTAGTTGGATCATGATCAAGGTTGAAACAATATagaaagaatttataaaaaattcatgcTTTGTATACTTAACGCATTTCGTAATTCATGCTTTGTTTAATTATACTTTGTATATACCATGCATTGTAAACTTAACAGTGAGTAGATAACAGAAaggaattgtaaaaaaaaaacgctaGTTTGTTCGTTAGTTTCAATAGGAAACACATTTAcaacatatattaaaaagtaAATTGAAATTGTATTGCACTATGAATCAATTTagaattgattaaaaaatatgatattgattggaaatatttgtttgcatttatGAAATGAAAATGCAATTTGTGTTAATCGATACGTTTTAACAAAACATCATAACCTGAAAAATGTTAGAGGCTCTTTGTAAAGATTAACAAACAATTCTATCACATTAGCAAAGAACATGTATGCAAATAAGATGACTAGTAATGTGAGCACAGAAGATGTATCTTTTGAGCCGTGAGAAAAGAATGAATTAGGTACGTGCGAGGAACAGGCAACTGTATGTGTAGGAGAGGGAATTAGTGTTTGGCATGTAGGTTTACACCACCTTCGTCGCTCTTCCTCTAAAAGGGCGATGAGCGAATCCCTCTTTGCGACTATTTCCAACATTTCTGTTAAAATTTCCCCTTCCTTTTTCACATCGTCGCTGGTTTTCTTGTCATCTGTGtaattttaaaacatttcaaTGTATGTTATGTTGTTTAAGATTTACAGCATTCAcaactataaaaataaaataagaagagaagaaaatattAACCATCGTCAGCTAAGCGTTCCCGTAGTTCTTGTTGTAGTCTGTCATGGCGATCTTCAAGCTGTACCTCCTGAGCCCGtactaaaagttctttttcATATCTACGCAGTTCAGTACGTTCCTTCATCAGGTCAAACCATTCTGTGAGCAAATCCGCTTCTTCTCGATCGGAACATTCTATGTAAAGCGTACATTTTATTTGAGCGtctgtttaaaaatattaattgatatctAATAATTGGACATTAGTAGAATACACATGATTATGTACGTTAACGAATATTAATAGcattttttctataaaaattggaatttgtataaagatcctcAGTCTACTAATAATGCCTGATTTTACCTCCTTCCCCGCGCAAAGCTTTCTCGACGCTGACCCCTCTGCTTTCCAGTTCCCTCTGTTTGACTTCTGTTTCTTCCAGTTTTCTTTGAATCTCTTGAGCCATTCGTAACCTATTAAGTATTCAGAATGTTTATTTATGTCGTATCACTGTTTAATCTTTACCAACTGCGTACCTTTTTAATTGTGCTTGTCTAGCGATTCGTTTTGTAGTCTTTGATTTTCGAGAAACACTATTACACGATCCTTCGGTTACTGTGGCCTTCAGCATGCATGATGCAGATACCGCTGTCGTTTTTGTGTCATCTTCTGATAAACTGTCGtctgttaaatataatttagtATATATTATAATGTTCCTTTTACTGCCTGCAAATTAGAATGGTCAAAATTATAACTATTTACCTGATACATTTGTAGTAGGAATAGTATAGTTAAGTGGAGGTGGTGGAATTGGTGGTGGATTTTCGTTCAGGAAGTTCCTTGCGAGCATTCCTTCACATACACTTTTTGGTCTTGCATTAATCTTTGGCGGTGTGACCTTATCAAGCTGAAAAAAACAATTTACTGTAGTAGTACTTTTCAAAATACCTTTAGCGTACGTGTGAAATAAAACACATTGCTGAAATTATATATtgctttaacaataaaattattcgattaaCATTGGAAATTGTAAAGAAACACATTGGAAAAACTGTGAAAACTTATAAAGAAACTGGAAGCTCAAATTTGTATAGTTAATGCAGTTATAAaacacatacatacacatacacataatTTTTTAGGAACAATTACCAGATATCTGGCCcccaaaaagaaagaaacaaatttaatttgtTACATTGTAAATACCTAGAAATTTGATGTTAAACAATGCTCGCTTATGATTGAAATTCAAAACTAATGTTAAATACATGTTTACAGAGGACACATCAacgaaatgaataaataaaacaatataatacaaatactATAATATACAATCGACAGCATGCTTTCTTTGGAGGGAAGGCTGTTACTacgaaaattttatatttgtttactGGAAATGTAATTGAACAGAGCTTGTACGCCAAACAGTATGTTACCCCTTGAAAAAGCAGACGATAAAGTGcagcaaaagaaaaataaaatcatagtACCTGCACGGTATACAATAGCGAATACAAATAGTGGCATAAGAAAGCTAATACTGGAAAAATTAGTATCAATGACTTATGAGTTGCTTACATCAGACCCTTCCGAATACGATTTACATAACTGAAACATTTTAGAATCTAATTAGTAGAAGAAAATCAGAGACATGTATTTTTCGAATAGCAGAAGAGACTTCAAAAGTACAAAGTGAAAAGAAGACCGTGTAGATACATACTTTGCCTTTCGATTTAGTGGACAAGCGGAACATAGACAATTTGTCTTTCTGATTGGTCGGCGACTGAGAAGAGTCCTTTTTGAAGAAGAAATCTGACACTGCTTGAATGATACTCTTTCTTCGTTCTGGGTCCTTTGCCTTTTGCTTTTTATCTCGTTTCACGACTGCTACAGGATTATCAGGTTTCGGAGATTCACTGGCACGTAACAACTCGTCCATCGATTTTGCATTGGTAGCACATAGACCTTCAAAGTTTATTGCTTCTGTCACAGATTTCATGTTGTCCGTGCTTTTACTTGTCTGCAATTTCACAGCACTCTTTTGCGCTCCAGCACTGTAAAGTCTGGCTCGAGGTTCAACTTGCGTTTCCTCTTTACTTTTCTTCTCTTCCATAGAAAGCTGTCTTCGCGCCACTTTCATTCTTAATTCTTTGATCTTGTCTTCTGGGCTAAGACCTAGATCTTCGTCGCTCATCAACCTAGCTCTTTCCCTCGCGTCTTGCCTTGCTTTCTCAGCGGTTCTCTTCGCTTCCTCGTGCTTCAATCTGGGTGGAGCTATCGGCGTTTTGAATGCATTCTCTGCTTCGTGATGTAGTTTCGTTGTATCGTCCACTGATTGAACATCCTTTAGATTTTTCTCACTGTTTGTATCTTTTTCACTGTCCAATTTCCACAGAAGCTGTCGAGGTTCTCGAACTGTTGCCGTCTCCGACGATGATTTGTCTTCGGTAAAAGTGGTTGTTCGCAGTGGACTGTTCGTTGGTGTTCCTATCGAGGTAGGTACAAATTTACTAACCGGTGAACCGCCAGGTAGAGGCGGTTTTATGGGTGAAAGAGCAGGCGTAGAGTTGAATGAGGAAGCTCTGGCAGCCCTTCTTGCTTTCTTTTCCGCGGATTTCTGTTTGTGCGCTTCTAATTTGTCCATCAGTAAATCCTGTATCACGTTCTTTTGCTTGAACCTTTCTCTGGTTATttcttctaattttctagaGGTAACCGGAGAATTAAAACTGTTGTTCACTACGGCTTCCTGACTCTTGATCTCTTCCGCTATCATTTCAGCTGTACGAGATTGTATAGAAGACTTTGAATTCTTCCTTTTCGATTTCCTGACGTCTATAGAGTCTTTCGCGTTGCTAAACTCTGCGATTCTGGACTGTAGACGCTTCACGTATTCCAAATAATCCGGATTGCTGGAATCTGCTACTGTTTTTGCTTGTTCTTCCTGATTCGACGGCCCTTGCGTCTGAATGTTTTGAGTTTGAGAATTTAAACTTGGAACTATCGATACTTGCGGATTAACTGGACTAGCAAGGATTGTAATTACTTCGCTGGTGGTAGTATCTTCGGCTGGTTCGACAATCAGCAGACTATCTTCTTCCATCGAAGGATACGTTTCTTTGTTCGTTGCTTCTGTAATGAGTTGATCTTGTTGGCCAGTTAATTTCGAGTCTACGGTTGTCTTAACTACATCCTCCGACTTATTTATCGTACTGttcagcttgttcatgacatcGTCCATGGTGACGGGGTTTATCTCTATGACATTTCTGTCGTTGTAGGCTTCCTCTTCCGAACAAGAGTCATTCTCCATTTCTAATTTTGCTATGGGAGCATCCGCTGTTAGTTTATCTTGAGAGCTTACGAGGACCGGAGTGCTTTTAATATTCACAAACTCAACGTATCCCCTGTTCTTGAGCATAACCATATTGGAAGCATCTTGTAGACTATCATCCAGTAACGAATCATTATCCGTATCCATGAAGTCTATATTCTCACCGTTCGCTAAAAGCTGAGAAGTATTGTTGACAGGTATACTTTGTTTCCTATCGATTTTAAAGGAATCCAAATCCATGTCTGTCAAGTCTTCCTCCTTGGCTATCGTGATCGAAGGATAATTTACTTTCGCGGAATTTGATAATGTTTTCCTAGTTGTGATAAATTCTGGATTGATGTTGAATTCTGTGTCTCGTAGATCATCCGAAGCTAAAACCTCTCCATCCCGAGCCCATTCCGAGAACTCGGTTTCAGTGAGCGCTGCCGTAGTCACATCATTTTCTTCGGAATCATCACATTTATTGGATATAGTAGATGCCACCGATATAGGACTACTGCAAGTGCTGAAGCCTTTCTTGCTATCATCTTGCAACTCCAACTGTTCAATCTCATTTTTTACTATTTCCAATTCAACAGATGTCTTGTTCGCACAAGTAATCGTGTCTAGAGCAATAGGATTCACGTTCTGGCTCAATTCCTTTTCTCTTAAGAGGGAGCATTCTATAGAGTCCGGTTCAAATGACTGACCGTCATCGAAGTCTTTGCACTTGTCGGCTTCTTCGTCCAACAGCAGATCTCCATCTGTGCTGTGAATTTGCAATCGTGGAGGGGACAGATTGATGGCGATCACCTGATGACTCTTTGCCTCTTCTTCTGCTTCGTCACTCGAAGACAAAGAATCACTGTCTATCTCCGAATCGCCAGTGCTAGCTGCATCTTTCGTTTCTTCTTTGTTTTTACTCCAGTTCACTTGGGGTACGATGATCGACGTCTCGTGCAGCGGACTACGTGGCCTGAAACCATTATTCTCTTCTGCATTCCCTGTAAAACTGGTCTCGATAACTTGCGAGTTCTTCACGTTCTCCAGTATTTCAGTACTTTTAACTTGACTAGGTACAACTTGTTCTCTTTGGAGTTCCTTCTCTGCTGCGCTCTTTGACTCGCTGCAGACAATATTGGGGGCAGTTTTTGACTTCAAAATGCTAGACTCTTTCACCAGGTCTGGCAACTGAGTTTTCGAGATTTCTGGCAAGATTGTTGCCTTGTAGATAGGGTTGTCGTTGTTTAGTAAATTCTGGGCCGAACGGTTCATCGTATACGGTCGTACAGGGGTAGACGAAAACATAGCTGTGGGCGATATTGGTGACAGTTGAGTATTGTTAGACCTTAGTTTGCTAGTTCCCTGTAAAAATGCTTGCATCGTCGGACTTGGTTCCGGTGCTGGGTTCAGGAGCTTTTGGTGTTGAGAAATGGCATCTGTCAGATTCCGTAATTGAGTATCTACATTCGATGCTGATCCAGATTTCATAACAGATCCACCGAAAGCCGATCCACCAAGCAAATACTTTTTCTTCAGCTCCAAAGACAACTTGGAAGCGATACACTCTGTCGAATGAGTTCGGTTCAACAAGTAATCCCCTTTTCTTGGATTTGTTAGTGGAACTCGGTTTGAGTTATTGGATCCCAATAAGTTCGAGTTACTTTCCTTCTTCTCAGGGTGAGAAGAATTTACGGGATTGTCCATCGTTTTTAGCTGCGATTTCAGATTTCCCTCCGTGGCCTGTTTCAAGTTCCCATTGATCGACGATATGACTTTGCTTTTCACTTGAACTCTCTTCGGTTCTACATAATTTCCTCTGGTCTTCCTGATGTAAGAGTCGTTGATTGTGATCTCTGGAATCTCGTGCTGAGTTGGTGTCGCCCCATCGTGCTCGAATTCAGAGTCCGTTGATATTTCTGTGGCTGAGTTCTCCTCGCTCTCCTCAGATGTGCCATCGTTTGAGGCAACCTGTAGAAAAATGTATCGTTTTCAGTAAATGAAAATAGTATCGCAGGGGTGTAAACGTTTTTGGGTGTTACAGCAA
This window contains:
- the Mical gene encoding molecule interacting with CasL isoform X3, producing MDHQQTGRKQAVNSPELALANEVFNLFCNATTLKTILGHFRHLCDLLKIRPNTITQFYPKLKGKLRSWKALALWKKFDQRANHKCYNRGKACPNTRVLIIGGGPCGLRSAIEAQLLGAKVVVVEKRDRMSRNNVLHLWPFVIQDLRGLGAKKFFGKFCAGSIDHISIRQLQCILLKVALILGVEFHESVSFDSLIPPPENQEEGKIGWRAKTTPADHPVSQYEFDVLIGADGKRNTLEGFKRKEFRGKLAIAITANFINKRTEAEARVEEISGVAFIFNQKFFKELYQETGIDLENIVYYKDDTHYFVMTAKKHSLIDKGVILQDHADTAKLLAKENVDREALMLYAREAAEFSTEYQMMDMEFAVNHYGQPDVAMFDFTSMYAAENASRVLERRGHRLLMILVGDSLLEPFWPTGSGCARGFLSSLDACWAIKQWGSSISPLEVIGERESIYRLLGQTTPENLNRDYAAYTLDPHTRYPNLNVSSVTPMQVRSLLDTDDPDSAKQLPVPSDIDIPKKRRRRDLHGDSQIHPDMLLRWLQKQVALYDSVKIQDMGASFKNGLAICAIIHRYRPNLIDFHSLQPDDVEKNNQLAFDVLEKELGIPPIMTGEEMAECDVPDKLAMFSYLTQIYDVFRGEIPYVKHPKFEPENEERPSHSKHLSQMTPDQKVQLLERIASREREDGGTRTRHSRSRHNENLNPADKKDTISRRSRKRRSTEKMGATVEERQKRLADIEMNRADRMRRRQYLRKMATQQFYKSVQMLQANAKREKDEPFEDYSIFLYRQTAPDFKDRVKYLEQKILYPDREPKMHAGHRRNSIDEEFSGRIKNIEDKLKGSAPSEKKPRDLLRAIGKIEKTDWNVKEIEKKIEESKMGRSARHDKVERVPKWSREQMCICLIQFLARQIKMEKKGRDQKESDSKYADIDNTLKNIDKKIKEGNVLGYNKVSAMAEQFSNKNQDAEPKVQKSNVKPTITLPAQGGSEMCHFCNKRVYLMERLTAEGKFFHRGCFRCEYCSTSLRIGNHTFDREKNGGRFYCTQHFGFSGTIKARVEKKRLTSLNKENIPIASANVKTPEKVKTPLEGVVGLDLLDRGQTPERIEFENLAGISDAEEPQSQMDEDEWTDRNFGASTAEMGSSDDISDMSDSEDDNEVYEEAIDQPLTTEGTLELAKNWTLRYSHPHAAMGQSDTGSNEYEDSSNEYTNEDEESTTATEDEEDMRARELRRLEVWLKHPTRSSDTDSGSETEVASNDGTSEESEENSATEISTDSEFEHDGATPTQHEIPEITINDSYIRKTRGNYVEPKRVQVKSKVISSINGNLKQATEGNLKSQLKTMDNPVNSSHPEKKESNSNLLGSNNSNRVPLTNPRKGDYLLNRTHSTECIASKLSLELKKKYLLGGSAFGGSVMKSGSASNVDTQLRNLTDAISQHQKLLNPAPEPSPTMQAFLQGTSKLRSNNTQLSPISPTAMFSSTPVRPYTMNRSAQNLLNNDNPIYKATILPEISKTQLPDLVKESSILKSKTAPNIVCSESKSAAEKELQREQVVPSQVKSTEILENVKNSQVIETSFTGNAEENNGFRPRSPLHETSIIVPQVNWSKNKEETKDAASTGDSEIDSDSLSSSDEAEEEAKSHQVIAINLSPPRLQIHSTDGDLLLDEEADKCKDFDDGQSFEPDSIECSLLREKELSQNVNPIALDTITCANKTSVELEIVKNEIEQLELQDDSKKGFSTCSSPISVASTISNKCDDSEENDVTTAALTETEFSEWARDGEVLASDDLRDTEFNINPEFITTRKTLSNSAKVNYPSITIAKEEDLTDMDLDSFKIDRKQSIPVNNTSQLLANGENIDFMDTDNDSLLDDSLQDASNMVMLKNRGYVEFVNIKSTPVLVSSQDKLTADAPIAKLEMENDSCSEEEAYNDRNVIEINPVTMDDVMNKLNSTINKSEDVVKTTVDSKLTGQQDQLITEATNKETYPSMEEDSLLIVEPAEDTTTSEVITILASPVNPQVSIVPSLNSQTQNIQTQGPSNQEEQAKTVADSSNPDYLEYVKRLQSRIAEFSNAKDSIDVRKSKRKNSKSSIQSRTAEMIAEEIKSQEAVVNNSFNSPVTSRKLEEITRERFKQKNVIQDLLMDKLEAHKQKSAEKKARRAARASSFNSTPALSPIKPPLPGGSPVSKFVPTSIGTPTNSPLRTTTFTEDKSSSETATVREPRQLLWKLDSEKDTNSEKNLKDVQSVDDTTKLHHEAENAFKTPIAPPRLKHEEAKRTAEKARQDARERARLMSDEDLGLSPEDKIKELRMKVARRQLSMEEKKSKEETQVEPRARLYSAGAQKSAVKLQTSKSTDNMKSVTEAINFEGLCATNAKSMDELLRASESPKPDNPVAVVKRDKKQKAKDPERRKSIIQAVSDFFFKKDSSQSPTNQKDKLSMFRLSTKSKGKLDKVTPPKINARPKSVCEGMLARNFLNENPPPIPPPPLNYTIPTTNVSDDSLSEDDTKTTAVSASCMLKATVTEGSCNSVSRKSKTTKRIARQAQLKRLRMAQEIQRKLEETEVKQRELESRGVSVEKALRGEGECSDREEADLLTEWFDLMKERTELRRYEKELLVRAQEVQLEDRHDRLQQELRERLADDDDKKTSDDVKKEGEILTEMLEIVAKRDSLIALLEEERRRYQDEDRDLEAQMLAKGLRLTPIKKCGPKYSV
- the Mical gene encoding molecule interacting with CasL isoform X1, yielding MDHQQTGRKQAVNSPELALANEVFNLFCNATTLKTILGHFRHLCDLLKIRPNTITQFYPKLKGKLRSWKALALWKKFDQRANHKCYNRGKACPNTRVLIIGGGPCGLRSAIEAQLLGAKVVVVEKRDRMSRNNVLHLWPFVIQDLRGLGAKKFFGKFCAGSIDHISIRQLQCILLKVALILGVEFHESVSFDSLIPPPENQEEGKIGWRAKTTPADHPVSQYEFDVLIGADGKRNTLEGFKRKEFRGKLAIAITANFINKRTEAEARVEEISGVAFIFNQKFFKELYQETGIDLENIVYYKDDTHYFVMTAKKHSLIDKGVILQDHADTAKLLAKENVDREALMLYAREAAEFSTEYQMMDMEFAVNHYGQPDVAMFDFTSMYAAENASRVLERRGHRLLMILVGDSLLEPFWPTGSGCARGFLSSLDACWAIKQWGSSISPLEVIGERESIYRLLGQTTPENLNRDYAAYTLDPHTRYPNLNVSSVTPMQVRSLLDTDDPDSAKQLPVPSDIDIPKKRRRRDLHGDSQIHPDMLLRWLQKQVALYDSVKIQDMGASFKNGLAICAIIHRYRPNLIDFHSLQPDDVEKNNQLAFDVLEKELGIPPIMTGEEMAECDVPDKLAMFSYLTQIYDVFRGEIPYVKHPKFEPENEERPSHSKHLSQMTPDQKVQLLERIASREREDGGTRTRHSRSRHNENLNPADKKDTISRRSRKRRSTEKMGATVEERQKRLADIEMNRADRMRRRQYLRKMATQQFYKSVQMLQANAKREKDEPFEDYSIFLYRQTAPDFKDRVKYLEQKILYPDREPKMHAGHRRNSIDEEFSGRIKNIEDKLKGSAPSEKKPRDLLRAIGKIEKTDWNVKEIEKKIEESKMGRSARHDKVERVPKWSREQMCICLIQFLARQIKMEKKGRDQKESDSKYADIDNTLKNIDKKIKEGNVLGYNKVSAMAEQFSNKNQDAEPKVQKSNVKPTITLPAQGGSEMCHFCNKRVYLMERLTAEGKFFHRGCFRCEYCSTSLRIGNHTFDREKNGGRFYCTQHFGFSGTIKARVEKKRLTSLNKENIPIASANVKTPEKVKTPLEGVVGLDLLDRGQTPERIEFENLAGISDAEEPQSQMDEDEWTDRNFGASTAEMGSSDDISDMSDSEDDNEVYEEAIDQPLTTEGTLELAKNWTLRYSHPHAAMGQSDTGSNEYEDSSNEYTNEDEESTTATEDEEDMRARELRRLEVWLKHPTRSSDTDSGSETEVASNDGTSEESEENSATEISTDSEFEHDGATPTQHEIPEITINDSYIRKTRGNYVEPKRVQVKSKVISSINGNLKQATEGNLKSQLKTMDNPVNSSHPEKKESNSNLLGSNNSNRVPLTNPRKGDYLLNRTHSTECIASKLSLELKKKYLLGGSAFGGSVMKSGSASNVDTQLRNLTDAISQHQKLLNPAPEPSPTMQAFLQGTSKLRSNNTQLSPISPTAMFSSTPVRPYTMNRSAQNLLNNDNPIYKATILPEISKTQLPDLVKESSILKSKTAPNIVCSESKSAAEKELQREQVVPSQVKSTEILENVKNSQVIETSFTGNAEENNGFRPRSPLHETSIIVPQVNWSKNKEETKDAASTGDSEIDSDSLSSSDEAEEEAKSHQVIAINLSPPRLQIHSTDGDLLLDEEADKCKDFDDGQSFEPDSIECSLLREKELSQNVNPIALDTITCANKTSVELEIVKNEIEQLELQDDSKKGFSTCSSPISVASTISNKCDDSEENDVTTAALTETEFSEWARDGEVLASDDLRDTEFNINPEFITTRKTLSNSAKVNYPSITIAKEEDLTDMDLDSFKIDRKQSIPVNNTSQLLANGENIDFMDTDNDSLLDDSLQDASNMVMLKNRGYVEFVNIKSTPVLVSSQDKLTADAPIAKLEMENDSCSEEEAYNDRNVIEINPVTMDDVMNKLNSTINKSEDVVKTTVDSKLTGQQDQLITEATNKETYPSMEEDSLLIVEPAEDTTTSEVITILASPVNPQVSIVPSLNSQTQNIQTQGPSNQEEQAKTVADSSNPDYLEYVKRLQSRIAEFSNAKDSIDVRKSKRKNSKSSIQSRTAEMIAEEIKSQEAVVNNSFNSPVTSRKLEEITRERFKQKNVIQDLLMDKLEAHKQKSAEKKARRAARASSFNSTPALSPIKPPLPGGSPVSKFVPTSIGTPTNSPLRTTTFTEDKSSSETATVREPRQLLWKLDSEKDTNSEKNLKDVQSVDDTTKLHHEAENAFKTPIAPPRLKHEEAKRTAEKARQDARERARLMSDEDLGLSPEDKIKELRMKVARRQLSMEEKKSKEETQVEPRARLYSAGAQKSAVKLQTSKSTDNMKSVTEAINFEGLCATNAKSMDELLRASESPKPDNPVAVVKRDKKQKAKDPERRKSIIQAVSDFFFKKDSSQSPTNQKDKLSMFRLSTKSKGKLCKSYSEGSDLDKVTPPKINARPKSVCEGMLARNFLNENPPPIPPPPLNYTIPTTNVSDDSLSEDDTKTTAVSASCMLKATVTEGSCNSVSRKSKTTKRIARQAQLKRLRMAQEIQRKLEETEVKQRELESRGVSVEKALRGEGECSDREEADLLTEWFDLMKERTELRRYEKELLVRAQEVQLEDRHDRLQQELRERLADDDDKKTSDDVKKEGEILTEMLEIVAKRDSLIALLEEERRRYQDEDRDLEAQMLAKGLRLTPIKKCGPKYSV